TGTTGCAGGAAATACTTACAGATATTGAAGGAAAGGATTTTGCAACTTTGATGAAGGAAAAAATCCTGATGCCTCTCGGAATGAAGAACAGCAGCTTCACTCAGCCTTTGCCAGAATCTCAATCCGTAATTGCCGCAACAGCATATTTAGAAAACGGAACTAAAGTCCAGGGCAGATATCATATCTATCCTGAACAGGCCGCCGCTGGTTTATGGTCCACAGCAGAAGACTATGCCCGTTTTGTGGTCGATATCCAGAATACGTTGAATGGTAAAAGTAATACCATTATTTCCAAAAAGATGGCGGAAACATTTACCACTCCTTACATTGAAACTTTTGAGGGATTAGGTGTTGTGCTGGAGACCTATGGCAATCAGGTATATTTTTCCCACGGTGGCTGGAATGAAGGTTTTTCCAGCCTCTTTACGGCGAGTAAAACAAGTGGGGATGGAATTGTAGTATTAACCAATACCAACAAACCTCAGTTTATCAATGAGGTCATACGTTCTGTGGCAACTGAATATCAGTGGCCGGAATTTATGGCTCCTATTCTTAAAATTTTACCTTTAAAACAAGAGGACTTCAGCAATACCGGTCGATATAAATTCAGTAAGTATGGTGTTTACAGGGTATATCAGGAAAAGGGAAAACTGATGATGAAGGTGAATATGGAAACACCGATTGAACTTCTTAAAATCGGGGAAAATAACTATGCGCTAAGAAACTGGAATTTTAAAATAAGTTTTAGGACTAACCCAAAGACAGGAAAACTTGAATTGGTGGAAACACTCCTGAATAAAACCATCCGTTCAGAAAACCCACAATTGGCGAGAGATGAGAAAGGACCATTGGAATTGATTCTTGAAGGATATTTTGAAAAAGGTCTGGAAGCTTACAAAAAAGCAAAAAAAGAAGATGCTGATAATGAAATGCTTTCCGAAGACTATATTAACGGTCTCGGTTATACCTTACTTCGCGAAAAGAAATATACCAATGCGATAGATTTTTTCCGTGTCAATACCCAATTGTATCCTCAAAGTGCGAATACTTATGACAGTCTTGGGGAAGCCTACCTTGAAGCAGGACAAAAAGATAAAGCTTTGGAAAATTACCGGAAAGTACTGAAAATCAATCCGGGTAATGAAAATGCAATTAGGATTTTAAAAACAATAAAATAAAAGTTTTTAATTAACGCCCCTGAATTCCAGGGGCGTTAATTTTGCCGTTCCTATTTCACGGTTTAATTCAATGAGCATTTTATGTATCGGGGTTCATAGTTCCATTAAATAACTATCACGGAGCATTTTTTATCAATTGATAAATAAATCCTAAGGCTTAACCTGTAGTTTTGTACAAAAAAAGATGTCAGGAGAAACAGATTTAAAAATATTGCTGCAACATATGGAACCGGTGCTGAATTCAGGGGAATATGTTTTTTGCAAAGTAGGTTACTTACATGAGATTCCGGATATAGAAAAACTTGTATTTTTCTTTCGTGAAAAAGAAGCCATAACCGTTGTTCTGGAAAAGCCGGTCGCTGAAAAATGGAATTTGGAATACAATTATGTTTCTTCATGGATCACTTTGAGTATTCATTCCTCACTTGAAGCCGTGGGGCTTACGGCTGCATTCGCTAACGCACTCAAGCACGAAGGTATTAGCTGCAATGTGGTGGCAGCTTATTTTCATGATCATATTTTTGTTGCAAAACATGATGCAGAAAAAGCAATTGAAGCTTTGAAAGCGATGAAGGTTGGGAACACCGTAGGATTTTTCAGATAGAATAATGGATTATTGGATTGTTTATAAATGGGTCTGATAATAAATAGCAGAGCCTAACCTTGGCAAGGTATAATGGTTAGTTAAAAAGTTCCCTAAATCCAAGCGGAGTGGTATTCGTCATTTTCTTAAAGAATTTGCTGAAAGACTGTGGGTGCTCAAATCCTAATTCATAAGCAATCTCACTTACGGTGCTGCCTGTCGTGCTGAGTTTTTCCTTTGCTTTTTCGGTCAGCTTCTGATGAATGAACTGTTGGGTGCTTTGTCCGGTAAGGTTTTGGAGTAATGTTCTCAGATATCCTGTAGAAATACCGAGCTCTCCGGAAATATAATGAACACTTGGGATGCCATTATTTATGATCATTTCACTGTTGAAATATTGGTTGAGTAGGATTTCTAACCGTTCAAGGATTTCATGATGTGCCTTATCACGGGTAATGAATTGGCGCTGGTAAAATCGGTTTGAATAATTAAAAAGCGTTTCCAGTAATGAAACCATGATATCACTGCTGAACTTATCTGTATTAGTATTGTATTCCTTTCGGATATTATCTATCAGAAGCTGAAGGATCTGCTCTTCATCTTCAGAAAGAAAAAGGGCTTCATGCAGGGAATAATCGAAAAATTCATATTGGGTTATAGTTTTAGCCAGGGGTTTATTCCATAAAAAATCAGGATGGATCATCAGCATCCAGCCTTCAGCGGGACGTGGCTGGTTGTCCATTTCAATCCGGAGTACCTGGTTCGGAGCCATAAAAAATAATATGCCTTCATCAAAATCATAGTCTTGCTGTCCATATTTGTATTTATGGTTCATATTTCTTTTTACTGAAAGGGAGTAAAAATCAAATACCAGGCTTTCACTTCCTTTATCGGGTTTTTGCATATCTCTAAAATCAATGATGCTGATCAGCGGATGTTTAGGCTTTGGTAAGCCACGCAAAGCATGAAACTGTGAAATTGTTTTGATCCTTATGGGTTCTTTTGCCGACATAATCTTTTAGGGTATAAAAAGAGAAGAATATGTAAATAGCTTTCACATACTCTTCCCTGATGTGGTATAGTAAATTTACAATTTATTGGGCAGGAAAATAAATTTCTCCGTGTAAATCCGATAGCAAATCGATTTCATTTGGCTCCCAATTTAATATTTCCCGTGTTGCAGCGCTTGAAGCAAGGACATTAAATTCTGCAAAATGGGCAAACCAGGTAAAGTGATCTGCTACCTCACCTGCTGAAATGGAACGTGCTGGTATACCCAGTTTTGTACCTATCGTTTCGGCGATCTTTTTAAATTCGATGCCTTCTTCTGCAACTCCGTGGTAGCGTATTCCGTTAACCGAATGTTTTTCTACGGCCAGTCGGAAGAGTTTGGCCGCATCTTTACGGTGTACTGCAGGCCAGAAATTCGTACCGCTGTCAATGTATGCAGAAAAACCTTTTGCTTTTGCTATTCCAATCAACGAAGGAATAAAGCCAATTTTATCTCCCAGGTCATGCACCACAGGGGGAAGACGGACAACGGCTACCTGAACTCCTTTAGCAGCTACTTTGTCTGCTGCATGTTCTGTAATAATCCTTGGAATGCTATTACCTTCCGGCATATCTTTTTCCGTAATCATACCTTGTTTTTTAAGCACACCGATTCCTGAAGTAATAACAAATGGCTTTTGCGTTCCTTCCAGTACGGAGCCGATCGTTTCAATGACCTTTCCGTCCAGGATACACATTTCTTTAAATTTGCTGAAATCATGGATAAATCCAAGATGAATTACTGCGTCAGCTTTTTCAACTGCTTCTATCAATGTCTCTGGTTGACTGAGATCTCCGTAATATACTTCTACACCGGACTTCCTTAGTTTTTCCGCGGATTCCTCAGAACGGGCTAATCCTATAACCTGATGTCCGCCGGATTGTAATTCTTTTACTGTTGCAGAGCCTATAAATCCTGTAGCTCCTGTTACAAATACTTTCATTTCCTGTTTGTTTTTAACACTACAAAGTTGGAAAGAACAGGATTTCTCTACGTAGCCAAAACACACTTTGTTGTAGCCGGAAAACACATAATTGAAAACACGTGAGAAATAAAATAGCTTCATATTTTTTAAACTGCATCTTTATAAACCGACCTAGGAAGCTGTAGCGTAAAGAAAATGATTTCTGTGAACGTAAAGAAAATTCTACTGTTCGAAGTGCGACAACCATACCGAATCGGACAGCTCATATTGAACTCGCGCAAGTTTTAGAATTTTTAGAGAACAGAATTCATTTTTAGCGAAGATTCCAGTCTTGAATTTTTGTTTCTTTTGTTTCAAGACAAAAGAATATAAAATCGGTTTATCCAACCCCAATTTATGAGGCATTTCGCAGATTAAAAAAATCTTCAATTAAACGATTCCCTAAATGCAATAGGCGTTACCTTCACCATTTTCTTAAAAAACTTACTAAAAGACTGCGGATGCTCAAATCCAAGCTCATAAGCAATTTCACTGATTGATAATTGGGTGGTTGACAGTTTTTCCTTTGCAAGATTGCTGAGTTTCTGATGAATATATTGTTGGGTATTCTGTCCGGTTAGCGACCGTAAAAGATCGCTCAGGTAACTGGGGGAAATACTCAGTTTTTCTGCTAGGGAATGAACTGTGGGAATTCCATGTTCCAATAGGCTTGAATTATTGAAGGATTGATCAAGAACTTCTTCAAATTTTTCAAGTATACCGTGGTTCACTGCTTTTCGGGTAATAAACTGTCGCTTATAAAACCGGTTGCTGTAGCTTAGCAGAAGCTCTATTTGTGCAATCATTACATCCTGGCTGAAATCATCGATCCGGTTATTGAGTTCTTCTTCAATGATTTTAAAAACTGATAAAATGGTTTCCTTTTCTTTTTCCGAGAGAAGTAAAGCTTCGTTGGCAGCGTAGGAAAAGAAGCCATATTCCTTTATTTTTTTTACCAGAGGATAAGACAATATAAAATCGGGATGAAAAAGCAGGATAAAGCCGGAATTCGTTTGGTCATCCGGGCTTTCAAAGATCTGGTTGGGGGCCGTGAATACCAGTCCTCCTTCGCGGAAATCATAATAGTTTTGCCCGTACCGTGCGTGGCTGCATAGATCTGTTTTGCAGGCGATCTTATAAAAATTCAACATCATGGTTGGGGAAAGTTCATCCGGATTGATTCGGATGTCTCTGATATTGATAAAACTTACCAAAGGATGTACGGGCTTGGGAAGCCCGAACACCTTATGCAAGTCGTATAAAGATTCAAATTTTTGTGGAATGTTTTTATCCATTTTAAATAATTGTATCTGATCAGAAATTCTTTTACAATTTACAAATAAATTGCCTTAAAGAACCGACTCTTCTATTATCAGTTTAATCTTTTAATGTTCTTAGTTTTGCCAGATCTTCATCTTTTCTGTCGCCATGAACCTGAATGGTAGCCAGTGCTGTTTCTATCTGCTTAAATTCATCTTCAGTAAGGACAATATCAGAAGATTCTATATTCTCGCGGATCCTTTTTAAATTTCTTGAACCCGGAATCGGTACGATAAAATCATTTTTATGGAGCATCCACGCCAGGGAGATCTGCGCGGGAGTTGCTTCTTTCATGGTGGCAAACCCATGCAAGAGATCCAGTAGAGGCTGATTTGCGAGAATGTTATCTTTCTGAAATCGGGTGATTACTCTACGGGCATCAATTCCGGTAAATGATGTATCTGCGTTTACCTGACCGGATAGAAATCCGTTAGCCAGAGGCGAGAAGGCTACAAAACCGATTCCCAGTTCTCCGCAGGTCGGGATCACATTTTTTTCAAACTGCCGGGCCATAATAGAGTATTCACTTTGAATTGCGGTAATGGGTGTTACGGCATGTGCTTTCCTGATCTCTTCTTCCGTGGCTTGTGATTGGCCCCAGCCCAGTATTTTTCCTTCCCTGATCAGCTCACCCATACACCAGGCTATATCTTCTACAGGAATATCTTTGTTTACACGGTGCTGATAATAAAGTTCGATGTGGTCTGTTTTCAATCTTTTTAATGAGCCTTCTATTTTATTTCGGATCACTCCCATTAGTTTTTCTGTGGAATAATTTTCTATGCTATCCTGAATCCAGAATTTGGAGGCAATGCTCACCTCATTCCTGAAACCGGCTAAAGCTTCACCCAGTAATTCTTCATTAGCTCCCATGGCGTAGGCTTCTGCAGTGTCAAAAAAAGTACAACCCAGATCATAGGTATTGTGAAGTAACTCTATGGATTCTTTCCGTTCTGGTACTGATCCGTACCCCTGGCTGAGTCCCATACTGCCATAACCGATACTCGATACTTCGAGAGTTCTCAATTTTCTTGATTTCATTGTATTCTTATTTAAAGTTGATGTCGCAAAGTTCAGCTTATAGCATAAGTTTCATGTAGCCTGATTGAGGGATCACTTAGCCAGATTGCGGAAAATCGGCAGAAAGGCATTTCATGGAAATAAACGGTAGGGAAGAAGCTTTTTTAAGTGAGGTAAATGTCTGATTAACCCCTGAAATTGTCCGTTTGGCGTACTTTGTAAGTGTTCCGCCTTTTTGTGCGCTTTATGTTTGCACCATAATCATACAAAAATAAACAACAATGAAAGCATTCAGAACCATTTCAGCAGCAAGTATTTTATGTGTAACGCTATTTTCAGTGGCAACTGTGTCATGCAGTGAAGAAAGTGAGATCATCACCCAGGAAGTCCAGATGGTGAACCACCGCAACGCCAAAACAAAATTTATAAAAGTAAAGGGGAATGACATCGCTTATCGTACCTGGGGAAAAGAAGGAGGGATACCGTTGGTATTATTACCGGGATTGGGAGGCTCCATGGACGACTGGGATCCGGCAGTCACAGACGGGCTGGCTCAGAAATATAAGATCATTATATTCGATAACCAGGGCGTGGCTTCTTCCCAGGGAACAACCCCTAATACCGTGCAGGGGATGGCCGATGATGCCATTGCTTTTATCAAGGCACTCAACCTGACGAAAGTAAATATTATGGGCTTTTCGATGGGAGGATTTGTGGCACAAAGAGTGGTTTTAACGCAACCTGCACTCATCAATAAAGTTATTTTAACAGGTACCGGACCTAAAGGTGCAATCGGATTATCCAATTTGCCGAATATC
The sequence above is drawn from the Chryseobacterium daecheongense genome and encodes:
- a CDS encoding beta-lactamase family protein — its product is MKTGTRFYIVLFMGLISSSLSAQTDAQLKNEIARIESGLLPAVRFEGESAWKLEDRMKFYNIPAVSIAVIRNYQVIWTKAYGLADVENKTPATTATLFQVASMSKPVTAYAALKEVEEGKIDPDADVNRYLKSWKIPENEWTKQKPVTLRNILSHTAGFTVHGFPGYEAGKPLPTVIQVLNGEKPANTDAVKVDKLPGKSFRYSGGGYTVLQEILTDIEGKDFATLMKEKILMPLGMKNSSFTQPLPESQSVIAATAYLENGTKVQGRYHIYPEQAAAGLWSTAEDYARFVVDIQNTLNGKSNTIISKKMAETFTTPYIETFEGLGVVLETYGNQVYFSHGGWNEGFSSLFTASKTSGDGIVVLTNTNKPQFINEVIRSVATEYQWPEFMAPILKILPLKQEDFSNTGRYKFSKYGVYRVYQEKGKLMMKVNMETPIELLKIGENNYALRNWNFKISFRTNPKTGKLELVETLLNKTIRSENPQLARDEKGPLELILEGYFEKGLEAYKKAKKEDADNEMLSEDYINGLGYTLLREKKYTNAIDFFRVNTQLYPQSANTYDSLGEAYLEAGQKDKALENYRKVLKINPGNENAIRILKTIK
- a CDS encoding ACT domain-containing protein encodes the protein MSGETDLKILLQHMEPVLNSGEYVFCKVGYLHEIPDIEKLVFFFREKEAITVVLEKPVAEKWNLEYNYVSSWITLSIHSSLEAVGLTAAFANALKHEGISCNVVAAYFHDHIFVAKHDAEKAIEALKAMKVGNTVGFFR
- a CDS encoding helix-turn-helix domain-containing protein; amino-acid sequence: MSAKEPIRIKTISQFHALRGLPKPKHPLISIIDFRDMQKPDKGSESLVFDFYSLSVKRNMNHKYKYGQQDYDFDEGILFFMAPNQVLRIEMDNQPRPAEGWMLMIHPDFLWNKPLAKTITQYEFFDYSLHEALFLSEDEEQILQLLIDNIRKEYNTNTDKFSSDIMVSLLETLFNYSNRFYQRQFITRDKAHHEILERLEILLNQYFNSEMIINNGIPSVHYISGELGISTGYLRTLLQNLTGQSTQQFIHQKLTEKAKEKLSTTGSTVSEIAYELGFEHPQSFSKFFKKMTNTTPLGFRELFN
- a CDS encoding SDR family oxidoreductase translates to MKVFVTGATGFIGSATVKELQSGGHQVIGLARSEESAEKLRKSGVEVYYGDLSQPETLIEAVEKADAVIHLGFIHDFSKFKEMCILDGKVIETIGSVLEGTQKPFVITSGIGVLKKQGMITEKDMPEGNSIPRIITEHAADKVAAKGVQVAVVRLPPVVHDLGDKIGFIPSLIGIAKAKGFSAYIDSGTNFWPAVHRKDAAKLFRLAVEKHSVNGIRYHGVAEEGIEFKKIAETIGTKLGIPARSISAGEVADHFTWFAHFAEFNVLASSAATREILNWEPNEIDLLSDLHGEIYFPAQ
- a CDS encoding helix-turn-helix transcriptional regulator, yielding MDKNIPQKFESLYDLHKVFGLPKPVHPLVSFINIRDIRINPDELSPTMMLNFYKIACKTDLCSHARYGQNYYDFREGGLVFTAPNQIFESPDDQTNSGFILLFHPDFILSYPLVKKIKEYGFFSYAANEALLLSEKEKETILSVFKIIEEELNNRIDDFSQDVMIAQIELLLSYSNRFYKRQFITRKAVNHGILEKFEEVLDQSFNNSSLLEHGIPTVHSLAEKLSISPSYLSDLLRSLTGQNTQQYIHQKLSNLAKEKLSTTQLSISEIAYELGFEHPQSFSKFFKKMVKVTPIAFRESFN
- a CDS encoding aldo/keto reductase; this translates as MKSRKLRTLEVSSIGYGSMGLSQGYGSVPERKESIELLHNTYDLGCTFFDTAEAYAMGANEELLGEALAGFRNEVSIASKFWIQDSIENYSTEKLMGVIRNKIEGSLKRLKTDHIELYYQHRVNKDIPVEDIAWCMGELIREGKILGWGQSQATEEEIRKAHAVTPITAIQSEYSIMARQFEKNVIPTCGELGIGFVAFSPLANGFLSGQVNADTSFTGIDARRVITRFQKDNILANQPLLDLLHGFATMKEATPAQISLAWMLHKNDFIVPIPGSRNLKRIRENIESSDIVLTEDEFKQIETALATIQVHGDRKDEDLAKLRTLKD
- a CDS encoding alpha/beta hydrolase; the encoded protein is MKAFRTISAASILCVTLFSVATVSCSEESEIITQEVQMVNHRNAKTKFIKVKGNDIAYRTWGKEGGIPLVLLPGLGGSMDDWDPAVTDGLAQKYKIIIFDNQGVASSQGTTPNTVQGMADDAIAFIKALNLTKVNIMGFSMGGFVAQRVVLTQPALINKVILTGTGPKGAIGLSNLPNIIAGTAGLSPEESFLKFGFTQSAASIAAGKLSYERIQLRTTDRDPALSDATSNAQFTAVLSWAQPDANALEEIKMIKNKVLIVHGENDLPVSVQNAQNMKQNLEHAELVIFPDSGHASFFQNHDAFVAKAVAFLSE